A genomic stretch from Cyprinus carpio isolate SPL01 chromosome A12, ASM1834038v1, whole genome shotgun sequence includes:
- the eme1 gene encoding crossover junction endonuclease EME1, which yields MTCIGRPGFLLSDSDSSDSEELPVFDFSQSKSRQPNLVVLDSSDSEMAPVADPVSSLEVHAPAGAARSNVLMVSSDSEEEAMIPLAVRLKQKQLGLSAAAISAEETRASNVVSNGCSRLLDVPAHHINPEAQPVERNNICSNIIRQCSSNNNAQYLTKEPPPEADNGTYLAKRKKTPAEVEAARQEAVRKRALREHQQEEKERLRMEKKALADAVKILRPEECIKHMVVTVDPGLLQLEGGGALLTSLHAMGCSCAIEKQSLPRSVTWARRSPCPQTGEMMSIPDSNTVIQVPVDDFVTMINNYCKRQYNGVLMESGISLTTWIQGLMSRNPGRTLSLVVIDIDKYFRSQNSKCQKKYREAVLGEEKNVGLQGAQKKRRKKDDINQLPEVSRVQVEEALVDLQLQTGVQVRFLSTWKDFTDYITMSTKAVAEAPFKRERDKTGFTFCLESEWAGGQKVDRTGNGLLQVWKRQIQQLNRVSPDMASAILSAYPSPRLLAQAYARCKSEHEKVGLLADILIRRGEGVTSTTRRVGPELSKRVFLLMMSCDAHQPLDSAV from the exons ATGACCTGCATCGGTAGACCTGGATTCCTCCTAAGTGACAGTGACTCCAGTGATTCAGAGGAGCTGCCTGTGTTTGATTTCTCACAGTCAAAATCCAGACAGCCCAACCTGGTGGTTTTAGACAGTTCAGACTCAGAAATGGCTCCTGTTGCTGATCCAGTTTCATCTTTGGAAGTCCATGCCCCCGCTGGAGCTGCTAGAAGTAATGTGTTGATGGTCAGTAGTGACAGTGAAGAGGAGGCCATGATTCCCTTAGCTGTAAGACTGAAACAGAAACAGCTTGGTCTGAGTGCAGCAGCTATCAGTGCAGAGGAGACCCGGGCTTCCAATGTGGTTTCCAATGGATGCTCACGCCTCTTAGATGTTCCAGCACATCATATCAACCCTGAGGCCCAGCCGGTGGAACGTAACAACATCTGTAGCAATATAATAAGGCAGTGCAGCTCAAACAACAATGCACAATACCTCACAAAAGAACCTCCCCCTGAAGCAGATAATGGCACTTACCTGGCCAAACGCAAGAAAACCCCAGCAGAAGTTGAGGCTGCCAGACAGGAAGCCGTGAGGAAAAGAGCATTGCGAGAGCATCagcaggaggagaaggagagattGAGGATGGAGAAGAAAGCTCTGGCTGATGCTGTGAAAATCCTAAGGCCAGAGGAGTGCATCAAACACATGGTGGTGACGGTCGATCCAG GCCTGCTGCAGCTGGAAGGTGGCGGCGCTCTCCTGACTTCCCTGCATGCCATGGGCTGCAGTTGTGCCATAGAGAAGCAGTCTCTTCCTCGTAGTGTCACCTGGGCCAGACGCTCACCTTGCCCTCAG ACTGGTGAGATGATGTCCATTCCAGACTCAAATACTGTAATCCAAGTTCCTGTGGATGACTTTGTAACCATGATTAATAACTACTGCAAG agGCAATACAACGGTGTGTTGATGGAAAGCGGCATATCTCTGACCACTTGGATCCAAGGACTTATGAGCAGGAATCCAGGCAGAACTCTCAGTCTGGTCGTGATTGACATAGACAAGTACTTCAG ATCCCAGAAttcaaaatgtcagaagaaatACCGTGAGGCAGTGCTGGGTGAAGAAAAGAATGTAGGACTTCAGGGAGcacagaaaaagagaagaaagaaagacgatATCAATCAGCTTCCAGAGGTCTCGCGAGTGCAGGTGGAGGAG GCTTTGGTAGACCTGCAACTGCAAACTGGGGTGCAGGTTCGCTTCCTCTCTACCTGGAAAGACTTCACTGATTATATTACCATGTCAACCAAAGCAGTAGCCGAGGCACCATTCAA GCGGGAGCGAGACAAGACGGGTTTCACATTTTGTTTGGAGAGTGAGTGGGCAGGGGGTCAAAAGGTGGACCGCACAGGGAACGGCCTTCTGCAAGTTTGGAAGAGACAAATACAGCAGTTGAACCGCGTCAGCCCTGATATGGCCAGTGCTATACTCAGTGCCTACCCCTCTCCTCGGCTTCTTGCTCAG GCATATGCACGGTGCAAATCGGAACATGAAAAAGTTGGTCTGCTGGCAGACATCCTCATTCGTCGCGGAGAGGGTGTGACATCTACAACCCGCAGAGTTGGTCCAGAGCTTTCCAAACGGGTGTTTCTTTTGATGATGTCGTGTGATGCTCATCAGCCCCTTGATTCTGCTGTATAA
- the mrpl27 gene encoding 39S ribosomal protein L27, mitochondrial: protein MAALASLMLQSRACILFSQTPTVVLTRFASKKSGGSSKNLGGKSAGRRYGYKKQDGNFVHAGNILATQRKGLMRWQPGAHVGIGTNKTLYALEDGIVRFSKEVYIPLPRSAEARDVIPKLPQGSVLYKTFINVIPTKQENKFKLVDMV, encoded by the exons ATGGCGGCGCTCGCGTCCTTGATGCTGCAATCCAGAGCCT GCATTCTGTTCAGTCAAACACCCACAGTTGTACTGACGAGATTTGCTTCAAAGAAATCAGGAGGAAGCAGCAAAAATCTAGGAGGGAAGAGTGCTGGCCGTAGATATGGTTACAAAAAACAAGATG GGAACTTTGTACATGCAGGCAACATCCTTGCAACACAACGCAAGGGTCTAATGCGCTGGCAGCCTGGAGCTCAT GTCGGTATTGGAACCAACAAAACACTTTATGCCCTAGAGGATGGTATTGTCAGATTCAGCAAGGAGGTGTACATTCCTCTACCACGTAGTGCCGAAGCCAGGGATGTGATCCCAAAACTTCCCCAGGGTTCAGTTCTGTATAAGACCTTTATCAATGTCATTCCTACAAAACAGGAGAATAAATTTAAACTAGTGGACATGGTATGA